A genomic window from Streptococcus sanguinis includes:
- a CDS encoding TIGR02206 family membrane protein produces MKEFLTTTKTVAPPISILWYAVMIALVLLSIWSSLKYHDNPRFVKAFKWIQIAQLLILYSWYFGFRIPFSNSLPFYHCRLAMFAVVFLPDKWRSKQYFALLGASGAVFALGYPVFDPYDFPHITSFSFLIGHYALLVNSLIYLMNHYDKTLLKKYVIVAYTFGLNLFLVGVNQVTGGNYGLLKSPPFIPDAPLWIKYLLVSVILSLALVLFDILFKKRWKKQLSLVRS; encoded by the coding sequence ATGAAAGAATTTTTAACTACGACAAAAACGGTGGCACCGCCTATCTCGATTTTATGGTATGCTGTGATGATTGCTCTGGTCTTGCTGTCTATTTGGAGCTCGCTCAAATACCATGATAATCCGCGTTTTGTCAAGGCTTTTAAGTGGATTCAGATTGCCCAGCTGCTGATACTTTATAGCTGGTATTTTGGTTTTCGGATTCCCTTTTCCAATAGTCTGCCCTTCTATCATTGCCGCCTGGCTATGTTTGCGGTGGTCTTTCTGCCAGACAAATGGCGCAGCAAGCAGTATTTTGCTCTATTAGGAGCCAGCGGAGCGGTCTTTGCCTTGGGCTACCCAGTCTTTGATCCCTATGATTTCCCGCATATTACCAGCTTTTCTTTCCTGATTGGCCACTATGCCCTTTTGGTTAATTCCTTGATTTATCTGATGAATCACTACGACAAGACCTTGCTCAAGAAATACGTGATTGTAGCTTACACCTTTGGACTCAATCTTTTCCTAGTCGGTGTTAACCAAGTGACAGGAGGAAATTACGGTCTGCTAAAAAGTCCGCCTTTCATCCCTGATGCCCCCCTATGGATAAAGTACCTCCTTGTGTCAGTCATCCTTTCTCTGGCTCTGGTTCTCTTTGATATCTTGTTTAAGAAACGGTGGAAAAAGCAGTTAAGTCTGGTCCGCAGTTAA
- a CDS encoding TIGR02206 family membrane protein: MGIRDMFTTYKTEPPQLGLWYFVLLGLVFAIIWLSYHYYNRKPYQRLFVGMQACQLIGLYSWYMLTAASLSESLPFYHCRMAMFALMFLPNRSVYKFYFALLGIFGSIVAFIYPIFDPYPFPHITILSFIIGHLALLGNCLIYLFRYYHTFSMSWQRVVWTTFMINAFLLVINMLTKGSYGFLTDPPLVGNHGLLLNYLLVSIVLSAAVCLVSDIFKSVEKTKEVKLI, encoded by the coding sequence ATGGGAATAAGAGATATGTTTACAACCTATAAAACCGAACCGCCTCAACTGGGACTTTGGTATTTTGTTCTTTTGGGCTTGGTCTTTGCGATTATCTGGCTTTCCTATCACTACTACAATCGGAAACCTTACCAACGGCTATTTGTCGGGATGCAAGCTTGCCAGCTGATAGGCCTCTACTCTTGGTATATGCTGACTGCTGCCTCGCTGTCTGAGAGTCTGCCCTTTTATCATTGCAGAATGGCTATGTTTGCCTTGATGTTTCTGCCTAATCGCTCAGTGTATAAATTCTATTTTGCACTTTTGGGGATTTTTGGCTCGATTGTAGCCTTTATTTATCCGATTTTTGATCCTTATCCTTTTCCCCATATCACTATTTTGTCCTTTATCATCGGCCATCTAGCGCTCTTGGGAAATTGTTTGATTTATCTTTTCAGATATTATCATACTTTCTCTATGAGCTGGCAGCGAGTGGTGTGGACGACCTTTATGATCAATGCTTTTTTGCTTGTTATCAATATGTTGACAAAGGGTTCTTATGGATTTCTCACAGATCCGCCGCTTGTTGGCAATCACGGACTCCTGCTTAATTATCTGCTTGTCTCAATCGTCTTAAGTGCAGCAGTTTGCTTGGTTTCTGACATTTTTAAGAGCGTGGAGAAGACTAAGGAAGTTAAACTGATTTAA
- a CDS encoding UDP-N-acetylmuramoyl-tripeptide--D-alanyl-D-alanine ligase, whose product MKLDLYEIAEVLSAKNDVTQFENISLRNAEFDSRLIESGDLFVPLKGARDGHDFIATAFAQGAAATLSERPVTEGAYILVDDVLTAFQRLAQYYLEKMQVDVLEVTGSNGKTTTKDMLAQLLATSYKTYKTQGNYNNEIGLPYTVLHMPEDTEKLVLEMGQDHLGDIHLLSELAKPKTGIVTLVGEAHLEFFGSRAEIAQGKMQIADGLRKDGLLIVPADKIVNEFLPADCKIVRFGPDADIFLTYLEERKDSLSFECNFLERRIDLPVTGKYNATNAMIAAYAALQEGVSEAAIAQAFSELELTRNRTEWKKAGNGADILSDVYNANPTAMRLILETFSTIPANSGGRKLAVLADMKELGADSKSMHGSMITSLNPEIVTDLFLYGQDMEALYDYAKEIYPPGKVHYFIKNDEKDQFEQLTKAVRESLTPTDQILLKGSNSMNLAKLVEDLEGDYKQQQANSALFKPYTRMGA is encoded by the coding sequence ATGAAATTAGATTTATATGAAATTGCAGAAGTCCTGTCTGCGAAAAATGATGTGACTCAGTTTGAAAATATCTCTCTTAGAAATGCTGAGTTTGACAGCCGCTTGATTGAGTCGGGTGACCTTTTTGTGCCGCTTAAGGGGGCGCGTGATGGCCATGACTTTATCGCGACAGCTTTTGCTCAGGGAGCAGCCGCAACCTTATCTGAGCGACCAGTGACAGAAGGGGCTTATATCTTGGTCGACGATGTCCTGACGGCCTTCCAGCGCTTGGCCCAGTATTATCTGGAAAAAATGCAGGTGGATGTGCTGGAGGTGACAGGTTCCAACGGCAAAACGACAACTAAGGACATGCTAGCTCAGCTACTAGCAACCAGCTACAAGACCTATAAGACCCAGGGCAATTACAACAATGAAATCGGTCTGCCCTACACGGTTCTTCACATGCCTGAGGACACAGAGAAACTTGTCTTAGAAATGGGGCAAGATCACTTGGGAGACATCCATCTCCTGTCTGAACTTGCCAAACCTAAGACAGGCATTGTAACTCTGGTCGGAGAAGCCCATCTGGAATTTTTTGGCAGCCGAGCTGAGATTGCCCAAGGCAAGATGCAGATTGCGGACGGTTTGAGAAAAGATGGTCTCTTGATTGTTCCGGCAGATAAGATTGTCAATGAATTTCTGCCAGCAGACTGCAAAATTGTTCGCTTTGGTCCTGATGCGGATATCTTCCTGACGTATCTGGAAGAGCGCAAGGACAGCTTGAGCTTTGAATGCAACTTTTTAGAGCGGAGGATTGACCTGCCTGTGACCGGTAAGTACAATGCGACCAATGCCATGATTGCAGCCTATGCGGCTCTGCAGGAGGGTGTATCTGAGGCGGCAATTGCTCAAGCCTTTTCTGAGCTGGAACTGACCCGCAATCGAACGGAGTGGAAGAAAGCTGGTAATGGCGCAGATATTTTATCGGATGTCTACAATGCCAACCCAACAGCCATGCGCTTGATTCTTGAGACTTTCTCGACCATTCCGGCCAATTCAGGCGGACGGAAATTGGCGGTGCTGGCGGATATGAAAGAGCTGGGAGCAGACTCTAAGTCCATGCACGGCTCGATGATTACCAGCCTCAATCCAGAAATTGTGACCGACCTTTTCCTCTATGGACAGGACATGGAAGCCCTCTATGACTATGCCAAGGAGATTTATCCGCCTGGCAAGGTTCATTACTTTATCAAAAATGACGAGAAAGACCAGTTTGAACAACTGACTAAAGCTGTCAGAGAGAGTCTGACTCCTACTGACCAAATTCTTCTCAAAGGCAGCAATTCCATGAATCTGGCTAAGCTGGTAGAGGACTTGGAGGGGGATTATAAGCAACAACAGGCAAACTCAGCCTTGTTCAAACCTTATACTAGAATGGGAGCCTAG
- a CDS encoding magnesium transporter CorA family protein yields MFLERKLKDQSVWINIDSDNFKRNARIYQDYEIDQETIEYALDKNERAHMDYNRENGTVVFIYNVLDLATDKEHYETIPMTFVVQQGRLITISNQDNAYVVDMMKAYTEHHEPVSVYKFLFASLELVSNSYYPIVERMDKRKDEINALLRQTTTKKHLFALSDLETSMVYLLAAAKQNHMLLEHIKSHGIYRRFDELETEQFEDAMIEARQLVSMTDLIAQVLSQLSGSYNNILNNNLNDNLTVLTIISVLLAVLAVITGFFGMNVPLPLSNDKNAWIYIVVISLIIWGLLTKLLKWLANKK; encoded by the coding sequence ATGTTTCTGGAAAGAAAATTAAAAGATCAGTCTGTCTGGATCAACATTGACTCAGATAATTTCAAAAGAAATGCCCGGATTTATCAGGATTATGAAATTGACCAGGAGACCATCGAGTATGCACTCGATAAGAACGAGCGGGCTCACATGGACTACAATCGTGAGAATGGAACAGTTGTCTTTATCTACAATGTCCTTGATCTAGCGACAGATAAGGAACATTATGAGACGATTCCCATGACCTTTGTGGTGCAGCAGGGGCGGCTCATTACTATCAGCAACCAAGACAACGCCTATGTTGTGGACATGATGAAAGCCTATACTGAGCATCATGAGCCGGTATCGGTCTATAAGTTTCTTTTTGCTAGTCTGGAGTTGGTCTCCAATTCTTACTATCCCATCGTTGAGCGGATGGACAAGCGCAAGGATGAGATTAATGCTCTCCTGCGTCAGACAACTACCAAAAAGCATCTTTTTGCTCTGTCGGACTTAGAGACATCTATGGTCTATCTGCTTGCTGCTGCCAAGCAGAATCACATGCTCCTAGAGCATATCAAAAGCCACGGCATTTACCGCCGTTTTGATGAGTTAGAAACCGAGCAGTTTGAGGATGCCATGATTGAGGCTCGTCAGCTCGTCTCCATGACCGATCTGATTGCTCAAGTTCTCAGCCAGCTCTCTGGCTCCTACAATAACATTCTGAACAATAATCTGAATGACAATTTGACGGTCTTGACCATTATTTCGGTCCTTCTGGCAGTACTTGCAGTTATCACTGGTTTCTTTGGTATGAATGTTCCTCTGCCTTTGTCTAATGATAAAAATGCCTGGATTTATATTGTTGTTATTAGTCTAATCATCTGGGGACTCTTGACCAAGCTTCTTAAATGGTTGGCCAATAAGAAGTGA
- a CDS encoding dehydrogenase, with protein sequence MQCRSTKPIKLTTSPDEISQAASKAPTELGLSNSSLLDNHNNPVHYNTKRRKRLFFRR encoded by the coding sequence ATGCAATGTCGAAGCACAAAACCAATTAAATTAACTACCTCGCCTGATGAGATTAGTCAAGCGGCTAGCAAGGCTCCAACAGAACTCGGCCTTAGTAACTCTAGTTTGTTAGACAACCATAACAATCCCGTCCACTACAACACGAAGAGGCGAAAACGATTATTTTTTCGCCGATGA
- a CDS encoding citrate synthase has translation MSQTDGLKDTIACDTRISQIVDDSLSYAGYNISELVEHHASFEEVIYLLWHLHLPTQIELKHFEEDLRANYAISDAVEQCILIQSRKHLHPMSVLRSTVSLLGVYNVHAEEASLEATYEQSIQLMAKMPTIIAAFARLRSGQTPIEPREDLGFAANFLYMLKGKEASELEVKAFNCALVLHADHELNASTFAARVCASTLTDIYSCVTAAVGALKGSLHGGANECVFDMLKEIREEGDCQAYLDRKLASHEKIMGFGHRVYKTQDPREKYLRQMAKDLTQGTKDEVWYQLSEEIEAYMKHTKHLIPNVDFYSATVYHVLGIDSSIYTLIFAMSRVAGWIAHIQEQRKNNKLIRPRSNYIGAQGLEYLPIGRR, from the coding sequence ATGAGTCAGACGGACGGTTTGAAAGATACCATAGCCTGTGATACCAGGATTAGCCAGATTGTGGATGATTCCCTATCTTATGCAGGCTACAATATTTCTGAATTGGTAGAGCACCATGCGAGTTTTGAAGAGGTGATTTATCTGCTGTGGCATTTGCATTTGCCGACTCAGATTGAGCTCAAGCATTTTGAAGAAGATTTGCGAGCTAATTATGCCATTAGCGATGCGGTGGAGCAGTGCATTCTTATCCAGTCCCGCAAGCATCTTCATCCTATGAGTGTCTTGCGCTCAACGGTCAGTCTTTTGGGTGTTTATAATGTTCATGCTGAGGAAGCGTCTCTAGAAGCGACCTATGAGCAGAGTATCCAGCTTATGGCAAAGATGCCGACTATTATTGCGGCTTTTGCCAGACTGAGGTCGGGTCAGACTCCGATAGAGCCGCGGGAGGATTTAGGTTTTGCGGCCAATTTCCTCTATATGCTCAAAGGGAAAGAGGCTAGTGAGCTTGAAGTCAAAGCTTTTAACTGTGCCTTGGTGCTCCATGCCGATCATGAACTCAATGCTTCAACCTTTGCTGCTCGAGTCTGCGCCTCAACTCTGACCGATATTTATTCCTGCGTGACAGCAGCTGTTGGAGCGCTCAAGGGCTCGCTTCATGGCGGCGCTAATGAATGTGTCTTTGATATGCTGAAAGAGATCAGAGAGGAAGGGGATTGTCAGGCCTATCTAGACCGCAAGCTGGCCTCTCACGAGAAGATTATGGGCTTTGGTCATCGGGTTTACAAGACACAGGATCCACGTGAAAAATACTTGCGCCAAATGGCCAAGGATTTGACACAGGGAACTAAGGATGAGGTCTGGTATCAGCTTTCAGAGGAAATTGAAGCCTATATGAAGCATACCAAGCATCTGATACCGAATGTCGATTTTTATTCGGCTACTGTTTACCATGTGCTGGGCATTGACAGCAGTATCTACACCCTGATTTTTGCTATGAGTCGGGTGGCTGGTTGGATTGCCCATATTCAGGAACAGCGCAAGAACAATAAGCTGATTCGGCCACGTTCTAACTATATTGGTGCTCAAGGTTTGGAGTATCTTCCAATTGGAAGGAGATAA
- a CDS encoding peptide chain release factor 3 — MTLQEEIKKRRTFAIISHPDAGKTTITEQLLYFGGEIREAGTVKGKKTGNFAKSDWMDIEKQRGISVTSSVMQFDYDGKRVNILDTPGHEDFSEDTYRTLMAVDAAVMVIDSAKGIEAQTKKLFEVVKHRNIPVFTFMNKLDRDGREPLDLLEELEEILGIASYPMNWPIGMGKSFEGLYDLYNERLELYKGEERFATLAEGDQLFASNPFYEQVKEDIELLSEAGNEFSEEAILEGKLTPVFFGSALTNFGVQTFLETFLKFAPEPHGHKKTDGEVVEPLSPDFSGFVFKIQANMDPRHRDRIAFVRIVSGEFERGMSVNLPRTGKSAKLSNVTQFMAESRENVTNAVAGDIIGVYDTGTYQVGDTLTVGKNKFEFEPLPTFTPEIFMKVSAKNVMKQKSFHKGIEQLVQEGAIQLYTNYQTGEYMLGAVGQLQFEVFKHRMENEYNAEVVMNPMGKKTVRWISPDDLDERMSSSRNILAKDRFDHPVFLFENDFALRWFEDKYPDVKLEEKM; from the coding sequence ATGACTTTACAAGAAGAAATTAAGAAACGCCGGACCTTTGCCATTATCTCCCACCCGGACGCTGGGAAAACGACCATCACGGAGCAGTTGCTCTACTTCGGGGGCGAGATTCGTGAGGCTGGGACAGTCAAGGGGAAAAAGACGGGTAATTTTGCCAAGTCTGACTGGATGGATATTGAGAAGCAGCGGGGGATTTCCGTGACTTCCTCTGTCATGCAGTTTGACTACGATGGCAAGCGAGTCAATATTCTGGATACACCGGGACACGAGGACTTCTCAGAAGATACTTATCGGACCTTGATGGCGGTGGATGCTGCGGTCATGGTTATTGACTCGGCCAAGGGTATTGAGGCCCAGACCAAGAAATTGTTTGAGGTTGTCAAGCATCGGAATATTCCAGTCTTCACTTTTATGAACAAGCTGGACCGTGACGGTCGCGAGCCCTTGGATTTGCTGGAAGAACTGGAAGAGATTTTGGGCATTGCTAGCTACCCAATGAATTGGCCGATTGGCATGGGGAAGAGTTTTGAAGGTCTTTATGACCTCTACAATGAGCGTCTGGAACTTTATAAGGGTGAGGAGCGCTTTGCGACTCTGGCAGAAGGCGACCAACTGTTTGCTTCAAATCCTTTCTATGAGCAGGTTAAGGAAGACATTGAGCTCTTGAGCGAAGCTGGGAATGAATTCTCGGAAGAAGCGATTTTGGAGGGCAAGCTGACACCTGTTTTCTTTGGCTCAGCCCTGACCAACTTTGGCGTCCAGACTTTCCTGGAAACCTTCCTTAAGTTTGCTCCAGAACCGCATGGCCACAAGAAGACAGATGGCGAGGTAGTCGAGCCACTCAGCCCAGACTTTTCAGGCTTTGTCTTTAAAATTCAGGCCAATATGGACCCGCGCCACCGCGACCGTATCGCTTTTGTCCGTATCGTTTCTGGCGAGTTCGAGCGCGGTATGAGTGTCAATCTGCCTCGCACTGGCAAGTCTGCCAAGCTATCCAATGTCACTCAGTTTATGGCCGAAAGTCGGGAGAATGTGACCAATGCTGTAGCTGGTGATATTATCGGGGTTTATGATACGGGGACTTATCAGGTCGGTGACACCTTGACTGTAGGCAAGAATAAGTTTGAATTTGAGCCCCTGCCAACCTTTACTCCAGAGATTTTTATGAAGGTTTCAGCCAAGAATGTCATGAAGCAAAAATCCTTCCATAAGGGGATTGAGCAGCTGGTACAAGAGGGAGCCATCCAGCTTTATACCAACTACCAGACGGGCGAGTACATGCTGGGCGCTGTCGGTCAGCTCCAGTTTGAGGTCTTCAAGCACCGCATGGAAAATGAATACAATGCTGAAGTAGTTATGAATCCTATGGGCAAAAAGACTGTCCGTTGGATTTCACCAGATGACCTGGATGAGCGTATGTCTTCTAGCCGTAACATCCTGGCCAAAGACCGCTTTGACCATCCTGTCTTCCTCTTTGAAAACGACTTTGCCCTGCGCTGGTTCGAGGACAAGTATCCCGATGTTAAATTGGAAGAGAAGATGTAA
- the recR gene encoding recombination protein RecR has translation MLYPTPIAKLIDSFSKLPGIGIKTATRLAFYTIGMSDDDVNEFAKNLLAAKRELSYCSVCGNLTDEDPCAICQDQSRDQSTILIVEDSRDVSAMENIQEYHGLYHVLHGLISPMNGVGPDDINLKSLITRLMDSEVTEVIVATNATADGEATSMYISRVLKPAGIKVTRLARGLAVGSDIEYADEVTLIRAIENRTEL, from the coding sequence ATGCTTTACCCAACCCCTATCGCCAAGCTGATTGACAGTTTTTCCAAGCTGCCTGGCATTGGCATCAAAACAGCCACTCGTCTGGCTTTTTACACCATTGGCATGAGTGATGACGATGTTAATGAATTTGCCAAGAATCTGCTGGCTGCTAAGCGTGAGCTGAGCTACTGCTCTGTCTGCGGCAACTTAACGGACGAAGACCCTTGTGCAATCTGCCAAGACCAGTCGCGCGATCAATCGACTATTTTGATCGTTGAAGACAGCCGAGATGTGTCAGCCATGGAAAATATTCAGGAATACCACGGACTTTATCATGTCTTGCATGGCTTGATTTCGCCTATGAATGGCGTTGGACCGGATGATATCAATCTCAAAAGCCTGATTACTCGTCTGATGGATAGCGAGGTAACGGAGGTCATTGTCGCAACCAATGCGACAGCGGATGGCGAAGCGACTTCCATGTATATTTCACGTGTCTTGAAACCCGCTGGGATTAAGGTGACTCGCCTAGCGCGTGGTTTAGCAGTTGGCTCCGACATTGAGTATGCGGACGAGGTTACGCTGATTCGCGCCATCGAAAATCGGACAGAATTATAA
- a CDS encoding D-alanine--D-alanine ligase: MIGKIMVKQRLILLYGGRSAEREVSVLSAESVMRAVNYDRFSVKTYFITKDGDFIQTQEFEAKPAADEKLMTNATVDMSRKIKPSDIYEDGAVVFPVLHGPMGEDGSIQGFLEVLKMPYVGCNILSSSLAMDKITTKRVLESAGIAQVPYVALVDGEDLEQKIQEIEEKLTYPVFTKPSNMGSSVGISKSENQAELRASLDLAFKYDSRVLVEQGVTAREIEVGLLGNVDVKSTLPGEVVKDVAFYDYEAKYIDNKITMDIPAKIPEEVVSLMRQNAEAAFRALGGLGLSRCDFFYAEDGQVFLNELNTMPGFTQWSMYPLLWENMGLAYPDLIEELVGLAEEAFAKREAHLL, translated from the coding sequence ATGATAGGAAAAATCATGGTAAAACAAAGATTGATTTTATTGTATGGCGGACGCAGTGCAGAGCGGGAAGTTTCGGTTTTATCAGCTGAGAGCGTCATGCGGGCTGTCAATTATGATAGGTTTTCGGTGAAGACTTACTTCATCACCAAGGACGGAGATTTTATCCAAACTCAGGAATTTGAAGCAAAGCCAGCTGCTGACGAGAAGCTGATGACCAATGCCACAGTGGATATGTCTCGGAAGATTAAGCCTAGCGACATTTACGAAGATGGAGCAGTGGTCTTTCCGGTCCTGCATGGTCCCATGGGCGAAGATGGCTCTATCCAAGGTTTCCTAGAAGTGCTCAAAATGCCTTATGTCGGCTGTAATATTTTATCTTCTAGCTTAGCCATGGATAAAATCACGACTAAGCGAGTGCTGGAATCGGCAGGCATTGCCCAAGTGCCTTATGTAGCGCTAGTTGATGGTGAGGATCTAGAGCAAAAAATCCAGGAAATCGAGGAGAAATTGACCTATCCAGTCTTCACCAAACCTTCTAATATGGGCTCCAGTGTCGGCATTTCTAAATCGGAGAACCAAGCAGAACTGCGTGCTTCTCTGGACCTGGCCTTCAAATACGACAGCCGGGTACTGGTTGAGCAAGGAGTGACAGCTCGCGAGATTGAGGTTGGGCTTCTGGGCAATGTGGATGTCAAGAGTACCCTGCCTGGAGAAGTGGTCAAGGACGTTGCTTTCTATGACTACGAAGCCAAATACATTGATAATAAGATTACCATGGATATTCCGGCTAAGATTCCAGAAGAAGTGGTGAGCTTGATGCGTCAAAATGCAGAGGCCGCTTTCCGAGCTCTGGGCGGTCTGGGACTGTCCCGCTGTGATTTCTTCTATGCAGAAGATGGTCAGGTCTTCCTTAATGAGCTTAATACCATGCCAGGTTTTACCCAGTGGTCCATGTATCCATTACTCTGGGAAAATATGGGGCTGGCCTATCCTGACTTGATTGAGGAACTAGTTGGCCTAGCTGAAGAGGCATTTGCCAAGAGAGAGGCGCATCTTCTCTAA
- a CDS encoding DUF4071 domain-containing protein yields the protein MMENKVCFVVMGFGKKTYLKTNELIDLDEIYNEVIKPLFEKEFPNYKVIRADDIAGSTIIDVSMYELLLHADLVIADLTTYNINAAYELGVRHAAKPFSTVMMIQEDHDIPFDLNHSRICRYKKFGEKISKSESDEIMSKLKEYIKESEKQQTDSPLYTYIPKVKPLQYDNNCYCKLISDAENYSDTIGELLQKAKDFKKKGNFIESKKCWKKLVEKSPREDYFIQQLALTTYKSKLPNETSALMEALQTIQQLPLKKTLDTETLGIAGAIYKRLYKINKNPDYLEDAIMFYRKGYIVKQDYYNGENYANCLLLQLLHINDKKQIKYNQFEAEKVYRELIDFVSEKEDEDDYWKYATLAVIYYYFDNFEHYNKNKKLFSKRSDKWEEKTFQETIQDIKCVKERFNLTGNNSIL from the coding sequence CTGATGGAAAATAAAGTTTGTTTTGTTGTAATGGGATTTGGAAAAAAAACATACCTTAAAACGAATGAACTAATTGATTTGGATGAAATTTATAATGAAGTTATTAAACCATTATTTGAGAAAGAATTTCCGAATTATAAAGTAATTAGAGCAGATGATATTGCTGGTTCGACAATCATTGATGTTAGTATGTATGAACTACTTTTGCATGCTGATTTGGTAATTGCCGACTTGACAACTTATAATATAAATGCTGCTTATGAATTGGGTGTTCGCCATGCTGCGAAGCCTTTCTCCACTGTGATGATGATTCAAGAAGATCATGATATTCCATTTGATTTGAACCATTCTCGTATCTGTAGATACAAAAAATTTGGTGAAAAAATTTCGAAATCTGAATCAGATGAAATAATGAGTAAGCTCAAAGAATATATTAAAGAATCGGAAAAACAGCAAACGGATAGCCCTCTATATACCTATATTCCAAAAGTAAAACCCCTTCAATACGATAACAACTGTTATTGTAAATTAATTTCTGATGCAGAAAACTATTCGGATACGATTGGAGAATTGTTACAAAAAGCGAAAGACTTTAAAAAGAAGGGAAACTTTATAGAATCAAAAAAATGTTGGAAAAAATTGGTTGAAAAATCACCGAGAGAAGATTATTTTATTCAGCAATTGGCTCTCACTACTTATAAATCTAAACTACCCAATGAGACAAGCGCTTTAATGGAGGCATTACAGACTATTCAGCAATTGCCATTAAAGAAGACTCTTGATACTGAAACATTGGGCATAGCTGGGGCTATATATAAGAGATTGTATAAAATAAATAAAAATCCAGATTATTTAGAAGATGCGATAATGTTTTATAGAAAAGGATACATAGTTAAACAAGATTATTACAATGGGGAGAACTATGCTAATTGTTTACTATTGCAACTTTTACATATTAATGATAAGAAACAGATAAAATATAATCAATTTGAAGCTGAAAAGGTTTATAGAGAACTTATAGACTTTGTTAGTGAAAAAGAGGATGAGGATGACTATTGGAAATATGCAACTTTAGCAGTTATTTATTATTACTTTGATAATTTCGAACATTACAACAAGAATAAAAAACTCTTTAGTAAAAGAAGTGATAAATGGGAAGAAAAAACATTTCAAGAAACTATACAAGATATTAAATGTGTAAAAGAGAGATTCAACCTAACTGGAAATAACAGCATTTTATAA